The proteins below come from a single Afipia felis ATCC 53690 genomic window:
- a CDS encoding ATP-binding protein, protein MAKTTRKTPSSKNRPARNSAPAKGSTRTLKPVVAAAKRATAKPEGIEERIARALEAIAAGLPKSSQAVSTPESLRTAEAFVWQPNGHLIPVPKVSRVELDLLKGVDRMRDILIENTERFARGLPANNALLWGARGMGKSSLVKAAHATVNNMDGVRGTLKLIEIHREDIESLPALMALLRQSEFHIIVFCDDLSFDGQDASYKSLKAVLEGGIEGRPENVILYATSNRRHLLAREMIENERSTAINPGEAVEEKVSLSDRFGLWLGFHKCSQEEYLEMVKGYCAHYGVKLPPDELEREALEWSTTRGSRSGRVAWQFVQELAGRHRVKLAK, encoded by the coding sequence ATGGCCAAAACGACGCGCAAGACGCCCTCCTCCAAAAACCGCCCCGCCCGCAATTCTGCCCCTGCCAAGGGCAGCACCCGCACCCTCAAGCCGGTGGTGGCTGCGGCAAAGCGCGCGACGGCCAAACCGGAGGGAATCGAGGAGCGGATCGCCCGCGCGCTTGAGGCCATCGCGGCCGGCCTGCCGAAATCGAGCCAGGCAGTCTCGACGCCAGAATCGCTGCGCACGGCGGAGGCGTTCGTCTGGCAGCCGAACGGACATCTGATCCCGGTCCCGAAGGTCAGCCGCGTCGAGCTCGACCTGCTGAAGGGCGTCGACCGGATGCGCGACATCCTGATCGAGAACACCGAGCGCTTCGCTCGCGGCCTGCCCGCGAACAACGCGCTGTTGTGGGGCGCGCGCGGCATGGGCAAGTCCTCGCTGGTGAAGGCCGCGCATGCGACCGTCAACAATATGGACGGCGTGCGCGGCACGCTGAAGCTGATCGAAATCCACCGCGAGGACATCGAAAGCCTGCCCGCACTGATGGCGCTGCTGCGGCAGTCCGAATTCCACATCATCGTGTTCTGCGACGACCTATCCTTCGACGGCCAGGACGCCTCCTACAAATCGCTCAAGGCGGTGCTGGAAGGCGGCATCGAAGGCCGGCCAGAAAACGTCATCCTCTACGCCACCTCCAATCGCCGCCATCTGCTCGCGCGCGAGATGATCGAGAACGAGCGCTCGACCGCGATCAATCCCGGCGAAGCGGTCGAGGAGAAGGTCTCGCTGTCGGACCGCTTCGGCCTGTGGCTGGGCTTCCACAAATGCAGCCAGGAAGAATATCTGGAGATGGTGAAGGGTTATTGCGCTCATTATGGCGTAAAACTGCCGCCTGACGAACTCGAGCGCGAGGCGCTGGAATGGTCCACCACCCGCGGCTCGCGGTCCGGCCGCGTCGCCTGGCAATTCGTGCAGGAACTGGCCGGACGCCATCGCGTCAAACTGGCCAAATAA
- the yajC gene encoding preprotein translocase subunit YajC translates to MFITPAFAQAAGAAGDTNSMLMSLLPFAMIFVIMYFLILRPQQRKAKEHANLVKNIRRGDTVVTNGGLVGKVTKVVDDDQIEMEVSDGVRIRQMRQMIATVRSKGEPTSEAAAS, encoded by the coding sequence ATGTTCATTACCCCTGCCTTCGCCCAGGCTGCCGGAGCTGCCGGCGACACCAACTCCATGCTGATGTCGCTCCTGCCGTTCGCGATGATTTTCGTCATCATGTATTTCCTGATCCTGCGCCCGCAGCAGCGCAAGGCGAAGGAGCATGCCAATCTGGTGAAGAACATCCGTCGCGGTGACACCGTGGTGACCAATGGCGGCCTCGTCGGCAAGGTGACGAAGGTCGTCGACGACGACCAGATCGAGATGGAAGTCTCCGACGGCGTGCGCATTCGCCAGATGCGGCAGATGATCGCCACCGTCCGCTCCAAGGGCGAGCCGACCTCAGAGGCTGCCGCCAGCTGA
- the secD gene encoding protein translocase subunit SecD → MLYFTRWKALAVILTALVVCLCAVPNFFSEATVKTWPSWAQRRLVLGLDLQGGSHLLLEVDANSVKKDKLDQVRDDARRTLREAKIGYTGLGIKGDNVEVRVKEADLATALSKLRELSQPIGGILGGNGQRTLEVSDAGGGLIRLTVPQAAILDRVRQAVDQSIQIIEKRVNELGTVEPLIQRQGVDRVLVQVPGLQDPTRLKEILGKTAKMDFRMVDTTVSPEQALQGRVPPDSEVLKGSEPPHIPYVIKKQVLVSGADLTDAQPSFDQRTGQPVVSFRFNGTGARKFAQATTENVKQPFAIVLDNEVISAPVIQEPITGGSGQISGNFTVQQANDLAILLRAGALPAPLTIIEERTVGPGLGQDSIAAGELASYVGSVLVIVFMTLTYRLFGLFANIAVAVNVAMIFGVLSLLNATLTLPGIAGIVLTVGIAVDSNVLIYERIREEVRHGRNAISAIDAGFSRALATILDSNITTFIAAAVLFYIGTGPVRGFAVTLGIGIVTTVFTAFTVTRLIVASWVRWKRPQTVPM, encoded by the coding sequence ATGCTTTATTTTACCCGATGGAAAGCCCTCGCGGTCATTCTCACGGCTCTGGTCGTGTGCCTGTGCGCGGTACCGAACTTCTTCTCGGAAGCGACCGTCAAGACATGGCCATCCTGGGCGCAGCGCCGCCTCGTGTTGGGCCTCGACCTGCAAGGCGGCTCGCATCTGCTGCTCGAAGTCGATGCCAATTCGGTCAAGAAGGACAAGCTCGATCAGGTGCGCGACGATGCACGCCGCACGTTGCGCGAGGCCAAGATCGGTTACACCGGGCTCGGCATCAAGGGCGACAATGTAGAGGTCAGGGTCAAGGAAGCCGATCTTGCGACGGCGCTGTCGAAGCTGCGTGAACTGTCCCAGCCGATCGGCGGCATTCTCGGTGGCAACGGCCAGCGAACGCTGGAAGTCTCCGACGCGGGAGGTGGCCTGATCCGTCTCACGGTGCCGCAGGCCGCGATTCTCGATCGTGTCCGGCAGGCCGTCGACCAGTCGATCCAGATCATCGAAAAACGCGTCAACGAACTCGGCACGGTCGAGCCCCTGATTCAGCGTCAGGGCGTGGATCGCGTGCTGGTGCAGGTGCCAGGTCTGCAGGACCCGACCCGTCTCAAGGAAATCCTCGGCAAGACCGCGAAGATGGATTTCCGCATGGTCGACACCACCGTGTCGCCCGAGCAGGCGCTGCAGGGACGGGTGCCGCCGGATTCCGAAGTGCTGAAGGGTTCCGAGCCGCCGCACATCCCTTATGTCATCAAGAAGCAGGTTCTGGTGTCGGGTGCGGACCTCACCGATGCTCAGCCGAGTTTCGACCAGCGCACCGGCCAGCCGGTCGTCTCGTTCCGCTTCAACGGCACCGGCGCCCGCAAATTCGCGCAGGCGACCACCGAGAACGTGAAGCAACCCTTTGCGATCGTGCTCGACAATGAAGTGATTTCCGCGCCGGTCATCCAGGAGCCGATCACCGGCGGCTCGGGGCAGATCTCCGGCAACTTCACGGTGCAGCAAGCCAACGATCTCGCGATTCTGCTGCGTGCGGGCGCGCTGCCTGCGCCGCTCACGATCATCGAGGAACGCACCGTCGGTCCCGGCCTCGGCCAGGACTCGATCGCCGCAGGCGAACTCGCATCCTATGTCGGTTCGGTGCTCGTCATCGTGTTCATGACGCTGACCTATCGCCTGTTCGGCCTGTTCGCCAACATTGCGGTCGCGGTCAACGTCGCGATGATTTTCGGCGTCCTGTCGCTCCTCAACGCCACGCTGACGCTGCCCGGCATCGCGGGCATCGTGCTCACGGTCGGTATCGCGGTCGACTCCAACGTGCTGATTTACGAGCGCATCCGGGAAGAGGTGCGCCACGGCCGCAACGCGATCTCCGCGATCGACGCGGGCTTCTCGCGCGCGCTGGCGACCATTCTCGATTCCAACATCACCACCTTCATCGCTGCCGCCGTGCTGTTCTATATCGGCACGGGCCCGGTGCGCGGCTTCGCCGTGACGCTCGGCATCGGCATCGTCACCACCGTGTTCACGGCATTCACCGTCACGCGCCTGATCGTCGCCTCCTGGGTGCGATGGAAACGGCCGCAGACCGTGCCGATGTAA
- the secF gene encoding protein translocase subunit SecF translates to MPHIVILGLAVFIVILTVLCVYGVIPALRVVPDDTTLHFMDLRRFSFPISAVLSILAITLYFTHGLNFGIDFKGGTLLEIQEKSGPADLAKLRSDLGKLDLGDVQLQQFGGPANVLIRIAEQPGGDAAQQAAVQKVRGTLGDSVEYRRVEVVGPRVSGELLAYGTLGLMLAIVGILLYLWFRFEWQFALGAMVANVHDIVLTIGFMSITQIDFDLTSIAALLTILGYSLNDTVVIYDRIRELLRRYKKMPMEDLLNQSVNSTLSRSIITHVTVTLALLALLLFGGKAIHSFAATMMFGVVLVGTYTSIFIAAPMLIYLGVGTHRMGITGEPDEKPEKPAKSASSSKSSKP, encoded by the coding sequence ATGCCCCATATCGTTATTCTCGGCCTCGCGGTTTTCATCGTCATTCTGACGGTGCTGTGCGTCTACGGCGTCATTCCCGCGCTGCGTGTGGTGCCGGACGACACGACGCTGCATTTCATGGACCTGCGGCGCTTCAGCTTTCCGATCTCGGCGGTCCTGTCGATCCTCGCGATCACGCTGTACTTTACCCACGGTCTGAATTTCGGCATCGACTTCAAGGGCGGCACGCTGCTTGAAATTCAGGAGAAATCCGGTCCTGCCGATCTCGCCAAGCTGCGCAGCGATCTCGGCAAGCTCGATCTCGGCGACGTGCAGTTGCAGCAGTTTGGCGGCCCAGCCAACGTGCTGATCCGTATTGCCGAGCAGCCGGGCGGCGACGCCGCGCAGCAGGCGGCGGTGCAGAAGGTGCGCGGAACACTGGGCGATTCAGTCGAATATCGCCGCGTCGAGGTGGTCGGTCCGCGCGTATCGGGCGAACTGCTCGCCTATGGCACGCTGGGCCTGATGCTCGCGATCGTCGGCATCCTGCTTTATCTCTGGTTCCGGTTCGAATGGCAGTTCGCGCTGGGCGCGATGGTCGCCAACGTCCACGACATCGTGCTGACCATCGGCTTCATGTCGATCACGCAGATCGATTTCGATCTCACCAGCATCGCGGCGTTGCTCACCATTCTCGGCTATTCGCTGAACGACACGGTCGTGATCTACGACCGCATCCGCGAACTGCTGCGGCGCTACAAGAAGATGCCGATGGAAGACCTGCTGAACCAGTCGGTGAACTCGACGCTGTCGCGCTCGATCATCACCCATGTCACGGTGACGCTGGCCTTGCTCGCGCTGCTCTTGTTCGGCGGCAAGGCGATCCACTCGTTCGCGGCGACCATGATGTTCGGCGTCGTGCTGGTCGGCACCTATACGTCGATCTTCATCGCGGCGCCGATGCTGATCTATCTCGGCGTCGGTACGCACCGGATGGGAATTACGGGTGAGCCTGACGAGAAGCCCGAGAAACCTGCCAAGTCTGCCAGCTCCTCCAAGTCGTCCAAGCCGTGA
- a CDS encoding Mth938-like domain-containing protein encodes MSGAAPAVPHFPRPAPIDAYGQGGFRFADMSHRGSLLCLPDGIWAWPVTQAGEIDESSLARVFENAQAIDTLILGTGRDIWRPEPALREALRAVQIVLDPMQTGSAITTYNIMLGEGRRVAAALIAV; translated from the coding sequence GTGAGCGGGGCCGCGCCTGCGGTTCCGCACTTTCCGCGCCCGGCGCCGATCGATGCTTATGGGCAGGGCGGGTTCCGCTTCGCCGACATGTCGCATCGTGGCTCGCTGTTGTGCCTGCCGGACGGCATCTGGGCGTGGCCGGTCACGCAGGCCGGCGAGATCGATGAATCTTCGCTCGCGCGCGTGTTCGAAAACGCGCAGGCCATCGACACGTTGATTCTCGGTACCGGCCGCGACATCTGGCGGCCCGAGCCTGCCTTGCGCGAAGCACTGCGCGCAGTTCAAATCGTGCTTGACCCGATGCAGACCGGCTCGGCCATCACCACCTACAACATCATGCTGGGCGAAGGCCGCCGGGTGGCGGCGGCGCTGATCGCGGTATGA
- a CDS encoding phytoene/squalene synthase family protein: MSGADVSGADDASYCAQLVRDHDFERYAATLFVPPRARRPLLALYAFNTELRRIRDHVSQPLPGEIRLQWWRDLVDGDARGSVEANPVAAELMAAAANHDLPRNELSRLVDARVFDLYDDPMLSLDMLERYCDDTAGRLFSLSARILGGKSDAVGHAAHHTGIAQGIVRAIQGLPLHAARKQLYLPQDVLNESGAKEADLFAGRSTPQLQAAITRLSDVARSHLGKAMDLLIAVPADAKRIFLPLALVRRALDLARPAEDPFALVPVSRLRMLWTLWRASKSEAFRS; this comes from the coding sequence ATGAGCGGGGCCGATGTGAGCGGCGCGGACGACGCCTCCTATTGCGCGCAACTGGTGCGCGATCATGATTTCGAACGTTACGCGGCGACGCTGTTTGTGCCGCCGCGTGCGCGGCGTCCGTTGCTGGCGCTCTACGCTTTCAACACCGAGCTGCGCCGCATTCGCGATCATGTCAGCCAGCCGCTGCCGGGCGAGATCCGTCTGCAATGGTGGCGCGACCTGGTCGACGGTGACGCGCGCGGCAGCGTCGAGGCGAACCCCGTCGCCGCTGAACTGATGGCTGCTGCCGCCAATCACGACCTGCCTCGAAACGAGTTGTCGCGGCTCGTCGATGCGCGGGTGTTCGACCTCTATGACGATCCGATGCTGTCGCTCGATATGCTGGAGCGCTATTGCGACGACACGGCAGGGCGATTGTTCAGCCTGAGTGCACGCATTCTCGGCGGGAAGTCCGATGCGGTTGGGCACGCCGCGCATCATACCGGCATCGCGCAGGGAATTGTCCGGGCAATCCAGGGATTGCCGCTGCATGCCGCACGCAAGCAGCTTTACCTGCCGCAGGACGTGTTGAACGAATCCGGTGCGAAGGAAGCGGATCTTTTCGCCGGACGATCCACGCCGCAGTTGCAGGCGGCCATCACGCGTCTGTCGGACGTCGCGCGGAGCCATCTCGGCAAGGCGATGGATTTGCTCATTGCGGTGCCTGCGGATGCGAAGCGGATTTTCCTGCCGCTCGCGTTGGTGCGTCGCGCGCTCGATCTCGCCCGACCTGCGGAGGATCCGTTCGCACTGGTGCCTGTGTCTCGCCTGCGGATGCTGTGGACGCTGTGGCGCGCGTCGAAGTCGGAAGCGTTTCGCAGCTAG
- the trmFO gene encoding methylenetetrahydrofolate--tRNA-(uracil(54)-C(5))-methyltransferase (FADH(2)-oxidizing) TrmFO: protein MTDLSHKTEPVHVIGGGLAGSEAAWQIATRGQRVVLHEMRPTRTTDAHRTDSLAELVCSNSFRSDDAANNAVGLLHAELRKLNSLIMVSADAHQVPAGGALAVDREGFSIAVSAALSDHPLIEIRREEIAGLPPAEWGNVIVATGPLTSPALADAVRALSGEDSLAFFDAIAPIVHRDSIDMSKAWFQSRYDKVGPGGNGADYINCPLSREQYEAFVAALIAGEKTDFKEWESNTPYFDGCLPIEVMAARGPETLRHGPMKPVGLTNAHNPTVKPYAIVQLRQDNKLGTLYNIVGFQTKLKYGAQTEVLRMIPGLEQAEFARLGGLHRNTFLNSPKLLDAQLRLRAQPRLRFAGQMTGCEGYVESAGIGLLTGLFAAHEALARPIAPPPPTTALGALLNHITGGHIEAVDAGPRSFQPMNINFGLFPPLAQNPTKKADGTRLRGNEKTIAKKQAMSARALADLDAWISNTLAVANAA from the coding sequence ATGACCGATCTTTCTCACAAAACAGAACCTGTCCACGTCATTGGCGGCGGCCTCGCAGGCTCCGAAGCCGCATGGCAGATTGCGACGCGTGGACAACGCGTCGTGCTGCACGAAATGCGCCCCACCCGCACGACCGACGCGCACCGGACTGATAGCCTCGCCGAACTCGTCTGCTCGAATTCGTTCCGCTCCGACGATGCCGCGAACAACGCTGTCGGCCTGCTGCATGCCGAACTGCGCAAGCTGAACTCGCTCATCATGGTCTCCGCGGATGCCCATCAGGTTCCGGCCGGCGGCGCACTTGCGGTGGATCGCGAAGGCTTTTCCATCGCCGTCAGTGCTGCGTTGTCAGACCATCCGCTGATCGAGATCCGCCGCGAGGAAATCGCAGGCCTGCCGCCTGCCGAATGGGGCAACGTCATCGTTGCGACCGGCCCTCTCACCTCGCCCGCGCTGGCGGATGCCGTCCGCGCGCTAAGCGGCGAGGATTCGCTCGCCTTCTTCGATGCTATCGCGCCGATCGTGCATCGTGACTCCATCGACATGTCGAAGGCGTGGTTTCAGTCGCGCTACGACAAGGTCGGCCCCGGCGGCAACGGCGCCGACTACATCAATTGCCCGCTGTCGCGCGAGCAGTACGAGGCGTTCGTCGCCGCCCTGATCGCGGGCGAGAAGACCGACTTCAAGGAGTGGGAAAGCAACACGCCCTATTTCGACGGTTGCCTGCCGATCGAAGTCATGGCCGCGCGCGGGCCTGAAACACTGCGCCACGGCCCGATGAAGCCGGTCGGCCTCACCAATGCGCATAACCCGACCGTGAAGCCTTATGCCATCGTCCAGCTTCGCCAGGACAATAAGCTCGGTACGCTCTACAATATCGTCGGATTCCAGACGAAACTGAAATACGGCGCGCAGACCGAAGTGCTGCGCATGATCCCCGGCCTCGAACAGGCCGAGTTCGCGCGCCTCGGCGGTCTGCACCGCAACACATTCCTCAATTCTCCGAAATTGCTCGATGCGCAGTTGCGATTACGCGCTCAGCCGCGCCTGCGCTTCGCCGGGCAGATGACAGGTTGTGAGGGCTATGTGGAGTCGGCTGGCATCGGACTTCTGACCGGACTGTTCGCCGCGCACGAGGCGCTCGCACGCCCCATCGCGCCACCACCACCAACCACGGCGCTCGGCGCGCTGCTCAATCACATCACCGGCGGCCATATCGAAGCGGTCGATGCCGGGCCGCGCTCGTTCCAGCCGATGAACATCAATTTTGGCCTGTTTCCGCCGCTCGCCCAGAACCCGACGAAAAAGGCCGACGGCACGCGGCTGCGCGGCAATGAAAAGACCATCGCCAAAAAGCAGGCGATGAGCGCGCGGGCATTGGCTGATCTGGATGCGTGGATTTCAAACACGTTGGCGGTCGCGAACGCGGCCTAG
- a CDS encoding DUF1127 domain-containing protein encodes MILSLVRIIKAFRDYNRAYRELSELSERELADIGIDRGDIERVAAGAYRKAA; translated from the coding sequence ATGATCCTCTCTCTCGTTCGCATCATCAAGGCGTTCCGTGACTACAATCGCGCTTATCGCGAGCTTTCGGAGCTCAGCGAGCGCGAGCTGGCCGATATCGGCATCGATCGTGGCGACATTGAGCGCGTCGCGGCGGGTGCCTATCGCAAGGCCGCCTAA
- a CDS encoding copper chaperone PCu(A)C gives MTLRFSPLRTSFAGAAMFGMLAAPSAVQAQDHSDHPAMTMSPSMTMKPAMAMKQASASGPQFKAGDLTVTAPWSRATPKGAKIGAGYLTIQNNGTAPDKLVGVESVVAGKTEIHEMSMTDGVMKMRPVTGGVTIEPGKSVVLGPSGYHLMLMDLKNPLEQGQSFDATLRFEKAGPLKVTFQVGGIGAGSAPKH, from the coding sequence ATGACCCTCCGCTTCTCTCCGTTGCGAACGAGCTTCGCGGGTGCAGCCATGTTCGGCATGCTCGCTGCACCTTCCGCTGTCCAGGCTCAGGACCATTCCGACCATCCGGCAATGACGATGAGTCCATCGATGACAATGAAGCCAGCAATGGCGATGAAGCAGGCATCTGCGAGCGGGCCGCAGTTCAAGGCGGGTGATCTGACTGTCACGGCGCCCTGGAGCCGCGCGACGCCCAAGGGCGCGAAGATCGGTGCAGGATATCTGACGATCCAGAACAACGGCACCGCGCCTGACAAGCTCGTCGGCGTCGAGTCCGTGGTGGCGGGCAAGACGGAAATTCACGAGATGTCGATGACCGACGGCGTGATGAAGATGCGGCCGGTGACCGGCGGCGTCACCATCGAGCCCGGCAAAAGCGTCGTGCTTGGTCCGTCCGGTTATCATCTGATGCTGATGGATCTGAAAAATCCGCTCGAGCAGGGCCAGTCGTTTGACGCCACGCTGCGTTTCGAGAAGGCCGGGCCGTTAAAGGTCACGTTCCAGGTCGGCGGGATTGGCGCGGGGAGTGCGCCGAAGCACTGA